In the Candidatus Electrothrix sp. GW3-4 genome, one interval contains:
- a CDS encoding helix-turn-helix domain-containing protein, with protein sequence MTSNEFSYYRKKLGKTQKSLAGLLGVSIKAVQSYEQGWRSVPLHIERKLYFLLVNRRRNGSGKRKDCWTLKKCDCKKECPAWEFQAGHLCWFLNGTLCSCTAGQEGKDKMEVCRTCEVLTSQL encoded by the coding sequence ATGACCTCGAATGAATTTTCTTATTATCGGAAGAAGCTCGGCAAGACGCAAAAGTCTTTGGCTGGCCTTCTTGGCGTCTCTATAAAGGCCGTTCAAAGCTATGAACAGGGCTGGCGCAGTGTTCCGTTGCATATTGAAAGGAAGCTGTATTTTTTGTTGGTGAATCGCAGAAGAAACGGTTCCGGGAAGAGAAAAGATTGCTGGACCTTGAAAAAATGTGATTGCAAGAAAGAGTGTCCAGCCTGGGAGTTTCAGGCCGGGCACCTCTGCTGGTTTCTTAATGGTACCTTGTGCAGTTGCACTGCCGGACAGGAAGGGAAAGATAAGATGGAAGTTTGTCGTACCTGTGAAGTGCTTACCTCTCAGTTATAA
- a CDS encoding AAA-like domain-containing protein, with protein sequence MIHAPRQTGKTTLLRNLSRKLTQEGRYAALTCSLENFTQPDPERMLPRILAQLEYDAQRQLPKELNPPAQEAYTAVPDLALQQYLSDWAEQITCPLVIFFDEIDSLPGAVLLSLLRQLRNGYCSRPAPFPLSIALVGLKDVRDYKISLRQDAESLGTASPFNIKARSLTMRNFNQEEVQALLEQYTQATGQPFTTEAAAEIFRLTQGQPWLTNALAAQLVTDYDALIKDRSCPITKEAVNKAREILIERRDTHLDSLTDKLREKRVRAVIEPIMVGKAEFDQAFDNDFVYAKNLGLVSDARGRLEIANPIYQEIIPRVLTYPVQMAIPDEPAWFVTEDGTLDIMKLIKGFIRFWQRNGEVLLRGMPYHEAAPHLVFMAYLQRVINSGGSIEREFAIGTGRADLVIDFKGRQDIIELKLLRGSYTRTEGVEQVARYATWLCRDRGYLVIFDPTEERPWEERGRVETKSCKGVKVIVLEA encoded by the coding sequence GTGATCCACGCCCCCCGGCAGACCGGCAAGACCACCCTGTTGCGTAACCTCTCCAGAAAGTTGACCCAAGAAGGCCGTTATGCGGCGCTGACCTGCTCACTGGAAAACTTTACCCAGCCGGACCCGGAACGGATGCTGCCCCGGATTCTAGCGCAACTGGAATATGATGCGCAACGACAGCTACCAAAAGAGCTCAACCCACCGGCTCAGGAAGCCTATACTGCGGTGCCTGATCTGGCCTTGCAACAGTATCTTTCCGACTGGGCCGAACAGATTACATGTCCCTTGGTAATCTTCTTTGATGAGATTGACTCCTTGCCTGGTGCAGTCCTGCTCTCCCTTCTCCGCCAGTTACGCAACGGCTACTGCTCCCGCCCAGCCCCATTCCCGCTGAGCATCGCCCTGGTCGGACTGAAAGATGTGCGTGATTACAAGATCAGTCTCCGGCAAGATGCAGAGAGTCTGGGCACAGCCAGTCCCTTTAATATCAAGGCCCGTTCCCTGACCATGCGCAATTTCAATCAGGAGGAAGTGCAGGCCCTGCTTGAACAGTATACCCAGGCAACCGGCCAACCTTTTACCACAGAGGCCGCAGCAGAAATCTTTCGCCTGACCCAAGGCCAACCCTGGCTGACCAATGCCCTGGCCGCGCAACTGGTCACGGATTACGACGCCCTGATCAAGGACCGCTCCTGCCCGATCACCAAGGAGGCAGTGAACAAGGCCCGGGAAATCCTTATTGAACGGCGGGACACCCATTTGGACAGCCTGACCGACAAACTGCGGGAGAAACGGGTTCGAGCAGTCATCGAACCAATCATGGTGGGCAAAGCCGAGTTTGACCAGGCCTTTGACAATGATTTTGTCTATGCCAAGAACCTCGGTCTGGTCTCTGATGCACGGGGCAGGCTGGAGATTGCCAATCCCATCTATCAGGAGATTATTCCCAGGGTCTTGACCTATCCGGTCCAGATGGCAATCCCTGATGAACCGGCCTGGTTTGTCACTGAGGACGGCACTCTGGATATCATGAAACTGATTAAGGGCTTTATCCGTTTCTGGCAACGGAACGGTGAGGTATTACTGCGTGGCATGCCGTACCACGAGGCCGCCCCCCATCTTGTCTTTATGGCCTATCTCCAACGGGTCATCAACTCCGGTGGTTCCATTGAACGGGAATTCGCCATTGGCACGGGCCGGGCCGACTTGGTGATTGACTTCAAGGGCCGACAGGACATCATTGAACTCAAGCTACTGCGTGGATCCTACACCCGCACGGAAGGGGTGGAGCAGGTTGCTCGCTATGCCACCTGGCTTTGTCGGGATCGCGGCTATCTGGTTATCTTTGACCCTACGGAAGAACGGCCATGGGAGGAACGCGGACGGGTGGAAACAAAGTCCTGTAAAGGTGTTAAGGTGATTGTGCTGGAGGCGTAA
- a CDS encoding LEA type 2 family protein: MKWSRFLKFLFFAGTARRSGLMILFLCCLPLVLSGCPAMQSLPWETKEELQIALSDIELQEIKALETIFLLKLRVVNPNGTPMEIRSLKCDLKVNGEPFASGLSDERQGVPPFGTISVPVVVYTSKFAIVGSVIEILQKDVQQYGGRPEEPLNYELTGQLHLGEEGKDIFPYQVAGKIVLNR; the protein is encoded by the coding sequence ATGAAATGGTCTCGGTTTCTCAAGTTTCTTTTTTTTGCTGGAACAGCACGTCGCTCCGGTCTGATGATCCTTTTCCTCTGTTGTCTCCCTTTGGTCCTTAGCGGCTGCCCTGCCATGCAGTCTTTGCCCTGGGAGACCAAGGAGGAACTGCAGATAGCGCTTTCCGATATTGAGTTACAGGAAATTAAGGCGCTGGAGACGATTTTTCTCCTGAAATTGCGTGTTGTCAATCCCAATGGCACCCCGATGGAGATCCGCAGCTTGAAATGCGATTTGAAGGTCAATGGCGAGCCGTTCGCCTCAGGGCTCAGCGATGAGCGTCAAGGTGTACCTCCATTTGGCACGATCTCAGTTCCAGTGGTGGTCTATACCTCCAAGTTTGCCATTGTTGGCTCTGTTATTGAGATCCTGCAAAAAGATGTACAGCAGTACGGCGGCAGGCCAGAAGAACCGTTGAATTATGAGCTCACTGGTCAGCTTCATCTCGGTGAAGAGGGGAAAGACATCTTTCCTTATCAGGTGGCCGGGAAAATAGTCCTGAATCGCTAA
- a CDS encoding methylmalonyl-CoA mutase family protein, producing MSEQDSSLKDWQENELATSLARFPERKEEFSCHGGREVERLALPDEVDQEYQDKLGFPGRYPYTRGVQPTMYRGRLWTMRQYAGFSTAAASNERYRYLLEQGQTGLSVAFDLPTQIGYDSDHPMALGEVGKVGVAIDTLADMEVLFESIPLDKISTSMTINSPAMVLLAMYIVVAEKQGVSADQLRGTIQNDILKEYVARGTYIFPPRPSLRLITNIFQWCSTHAPKFNTISISGYHIREAGSTAAQEVAFTLANGVTYVQTALDAGLALDDFAPRLAFFFNASSNLLEEVAKFRAARRLWARLMKERFQATKPSSMMLRFHTQTAGSSLTAQQVDNNIVRVTLQALAAVLGGTQSLHTNSRDEALSLPTEESVRTALRTQQVIAHESGVADTVDPLAGSWYVEQLTDAVEQEALELIQRVDEFGGVVACIENGFIAGQIEDAAYQYQKEVEAGERIIVGINAFQAEEESKVPLLRVDPAVEDEQVRQLTQVKAERDQEAVRQSLADLKAATRSDSANLMAPVLDAVRCYCSLGEICDVLRRAFGEYRGRAW from the coding sequence ATGAGTGAGCAGGACTCGTCCCTGAAGGACTGGCAGGAGAATGAATTGGCTACGTCTTTGGCCCGTTTCCCGGAGCGGAAGGAGGAGTTCAGCTGCCACGGTGGTCGAGAGGTGGAGCGGCTTGCCCTGCCCGACGAGGTTGATCAGGAGTATCAGGACAAACTCGGGTTTCCGGGCCGCTATCCTTATACCCGCGGGGTCCAGCCCACCATGTATCGGGGGCGTCTCTGGACTATGCGGCAGTATGCAGGCTTTTCAACTGCTGCGGCCTCCAATGAACGCTATCGTTATCTTTTAGAGCAGGGGCAAACCGGTCTGTCTGTGGCCTTTGATCTGCCCACCCAGATCGGCTATGATTCTGATCATCCTATGGCTTTGGGAGAGGTCGGCAAGGTGGGTGTTGCCATTGATACCTTGGCGGACATGGAGGTCCTCTTTGAGAGCATTCCGCTGGATAAGATTTCTACTTCCATGACCATCAACTCGCCTGCTATGGTCTTGCTGGCAATGTACATTGTGGTGGCGGAAAAACAGGGTGTCAGTGCTGATCAGCTGCGAGGAACCATTCAGAACGACATCCTGAAAGAGTACGTGGCCCGTGGTACCTATATCTTCCCGCCCCGGCCTTCTTTGCGTTTGATCACCAATATCTTCCAATGGTGTTCAACTCATGCCCCGAAGTTTAATACCATCTCCATTTCCGGTTATCATATTCGTGAGGCAGGCTCAACCGCTGCCCAGGAAGTGGCCTTTACCCTTGCCAACGGCGTGACCTATGTGCAGACCGCCTTGGATGCGGGCCTTGCCCTGGATGATTTTGCCCCTCGTCTGGCCTTCTTCTTTAATGCCTCCTCCAATCTGCTGGAGGAAGTTGCCAAGTTTCGAGCGGCTCGCAGGCTTTGGGCCCGGCTCATGAAAGAACGCTTTCAGGCGACAAAACCTTCCTCTATGATGCTTCGTTTTCATACCCAGACCGCTGGCAGCAGCCTGACCGCCCAGCAGGTAGATAATAATATTGTCCGGGTGACCTTGCAGGCCTTGGCCGCAGTACTTGGCGGTACCCAATCCCTGCACACAAATTCCCGTGATGAGGCACTTTCTTTGCCCACGGAAGAATCCGTGCGTACAGCCCTGCGCACCCAGCAGGTTATTGCCCATGAGTCTGGAGTTGCAGATACAGTTGATCCCCTGGCGGGTTCCTGGTATGTGGAGCAACTCACCGATGCTGTGGAGCAGGAGGCCCTGGAGCTGATTCAGCGGGTGGACGAGTTCGGCGGGGTCGTCGCCTGTATTGAAAATGGTTTTATCGCTGGCCAGATAGAGGATGCTGCCTATCAGTACCAGAAAGAGGTAGAAGCTGGAGAACGGATCATCGTCGGGATTAATGCCTTTCAGGCCGAGGAAGAGAGCAAGGTGCCGCTCTTGCGAGTAGATCCAGCGGTAGAAGATGAGCAGGTGCGCCAGCTGACCCAGGTCAAGGCGGAGCGCGATCAGGAGGCGGTACGACAATCCCTTGCCGACCTGAAGGCAGCGACCCGCTCAGATTCAGCAAATCTCATGGCGCCGGTGCTGGACGCAGTGCGTTGTTATTGCTCGCTGGGTGAGATCTGCGACGTGCTGCGCCGCGCGTTTGGGGAGTATCGGGGCAGGGCCTGGTGA
- a CDS encoding DUF5329 domain-containing protein has product MKYLTGCILVLLLTTSAHTDVPPDQQTEVAHLLRFVKKSPCTINRNGTRHQGEEAAEHIQKKYDYFRKKIKTTEDFIEYSASKSTMSGKYYTVHCGGQKPIWTRDWLLKELEKYRGERGQHPLQQQTQAGQGGDGKAQ; this is encoded by the coding sequence ATGAAATATCTCACAGGCTGCATTCTTGTTCTCCTCCTCACAACGAGTGCCCACACGGACGTCCCGCCCGACCAACAAACGGAGGTGGCACATCTGTTACGGTTTGTAAAAAAATCACCGTGCACAATCAACCGAAACGGCACAAGGCATCAGGGTGAAGAAGCGGCAGAGCATATCCAAAAGAAGTATGATTACTTCAGAAAGAAGATTAAAACGACAGAAGATTTTATCGAGTATTCAGCCAGCAAGAGCACGATGAGCGGGAAATATTATACCGTACACTGTGGCGGACAGAAGCCGATTTGGACACGGGATTGGTTGCTCAAGGAGTTAGAGAAGTATCGCGGTGAGCGAGGACAGCACCCTCTTCAGCAGCAAACGCAGGCTGGGCAGGGAGGAGATGGAAAGGCTCAGTAA
- a CDS encoding cobalamin B12-binding domain-containing protein produces the protein MADIEVEDVRSYRVLIAKPGLDGHDRGAKVIARALRDAGFEVIYTGIRRTPEEIAASAVQEDVAAVGLSSMSGAHGRLFPAVFAALQKNGAGDIPVLGGGIIPDEDVALLQQQGIVSVFTPGTPLSTIIEAFTAACHQQHQARTG, from the coding sequence ATGGCTGATATTGAGGTTGAGGATGTGAGGTCATATCGGGTCCTGATTGCCAAACCCGGCCTGGACGGGCATGACCGGGGGGCAAAGGTTATCGCCCGTGCCCTCCGTGATGCGGGCTTTGAGGTCATTTACACCGGTATTCGGCGGACCCCGGAGGAGATTGCTGCCTCTGCTGTTCAGGAGGATGTGGCCGCTGTAGGGCTTTCTTCTATGTCTGGTGCCCATGGGCGGCTTTTCCCGGCAGTGTTTGCGGCCTTGCAAAAGAACGGAGCTGGTGATATTCCAGTCCTTGGCGGGGGGATTATCCCTGATGAGGATGTCGCGCTCCTGCAACAGCAAGGGATTGTCTCTGTTTTTACGCCGGGAACACCTCTTTCCACCATCATTGAGGCCTTTACAGCGGCCTGTCACCAGCAACATCAGGCCCGCACCGGATAA
- a CDS encoding heavy metal translocating P-type ATPase — translation MSENSDPYTLRVHDMTCAACVRRVEQAITAVDGVESGTVNLIEKQAEVIGGDPQQVVEAIRQRGYDAALVTQEEGGDFLLSFPKDSPGKEKVFQVLSEHDTEINISEQDGRLQVSTTLHPAEVLLLLKEAQITAQLEEQYDDPYLQEAEETRKEIRRSWQKSILAAVVGFGIMAGEMSGLFPPLIEARFFWFLLALLCLGVMSFSGGIYYITAWKQARHKTSSMDTLVALSTSAAWLASLLLIIWPDFVPGRDARLYLDASVMILAFLQFGHALEVRAKQTTREAISSLVGLRAKSARILQQAGEIAGEVELPVSLVRLGDTVRVRPGEKIPLDGTIKEGSTAVDESMLSGEPLPVKKAPGEQVIGGTVNTTGSFLFTVTGTGEDTTLAHIIRMVKQAQLGKPPIGRLADKVAAVFVPTVILISLLVFGVWLAVGPSPALPHALTAAIAVLVIACPCALGLASPIAIMVGTSRAAQLNILVRNPDGLQSAASTTHLVVDKTGTLTQGRPTVTDIYPIAGVDEAELLQRAASLEASSEHPLAEAVVRSAAEKKISLLPLEAFSSVPGKGVQARIEQQIWYLGNRRFVEEKRKDTNRTLPEDLVAIADAQAGQGATPIWLADEEQVQGLLILRDPIRADSAAAVRKLQAQGITVVMCTGDSQATAEAVAAELGIKEVHAEMLPQEKLQVVQDLQVKGYKVGMAGDGVNDAPALAQADTGFALGSGTDVAIDNGDITLAGDSLALVSVAVGISRATLRNIKQNLFGAFIYNVLGIPLAAGLFFPFTGWLLPPMFASAAMALSSVTVVSNANRLRFFEPE, via the coding sequence ATGTCAGAAAACAGCGATCCCTATACTCTTCGGGTGCATGATATGACCTGCGCTGCCTGCGTGCGCAGGGTTGAACAGGCCATCACAGCAGTAGACGGGGTAGAGAGCGGTACTGTTAATCTGATAGAAAAACAAGCCGAGGTCATTGGTGGCGATCCGCAACAGGTGGTTGAGGCCATTCGTCAGCGTGGCTATGATGCTGCCTTGGTTACGCAGGAAGAGGGGGGAGATTTTCTTTTATCTTTTCCGAAGGACAGTCCGGGAAAAGAAAAGGTCTTTCAAGTCCTCTCTGAGCACGACACAGAAATAAATATATCGGAACAGGATGGTCGGTTGCAGGTCTCGACCACCCTGCATCCAGCAGAGGTGCTGCTCCTGCTCAAAGAGGCGCAAATTACTGCGCAGCTCGAAGAGCAGTATGATGATCCTTATTTGCAGGAAGCCGAGGAAACGCGCAAAGAGATACGTCGTTCCTGGCAAAAATCCATCTTAGCTGCTGTGGTTGGTTTTGGTATTATGGCCGGTGAGATGTCCGGCCTTTTTCCACCGTTGATCGAGGCCCGTTTTTTCTGGTTTCTTCTGGCCCTGCTCTGTCTTGGGGTGATGTCCTTCAGCGGCGGGATATACTATATCACGGCCTGGAAACAAGCTCGGCATAAGACCTCCAGTATGGATACCCTGGTCGCGCTCAGTACCTCGGCAGCCTGGCTGGCCTCTCTTCTTCTGATCATTTGGCCTGACTTTGTGCCGGGGCGGGATGCTCGTCTCTATCTGGATGCCTCTGTCATGATCCTGGCCTTTCTCCAATTCGGACATGCCCTGGAAGTGCGGGCAAAACAAACCACCCGGGAGGCGATCAGCTCTCTGGTTGGTCTGCGGGCAAAATCTGCCCGGATTCTGCAACAGGCTGGAGAAATAGCAGGTGAGGTGGAACTGCCGGTTTCCCTGGTCCGCCTGGGTGATACGGTTCGGGTGCGTCCCGGAGAGAAAATCCCTCTTGATGGCACGATCAAAGAAGGTTCCACAGCCGTGGATGAATCCATGTTGAGCGGGGAACCCCTGCCTGTGAAGAAGGCACCGGGCGAGCAGGTGATCGGCGGGACAGTCAATACAACCGGTTCCTTCCTCTTCACCGTGACCGGCACAGGTGAGGACACCACCTTGGCTCATATCATCCGCATGGTCAAGCAGGCCCAATTGGGTAAACCGCCTATCGGAAGATTGGCAGATAAGGTTGCGGCTGTTTTTGTTCCCACGGTTATTCTTATCTCCTTACTCGTCTTTGGTGTCTGGCTCGCAGTGGGCCCCAGTCCGGCCCTGCCCCATGCCCTGACCGCTGCCATTGCAGTCCTGGTCATTGCCTGTCCCTGCGCCTTGGGACTTGCCTCGCCCATCGCCATTATGGTGGGAACCAGTCGGGCGGCACAGCTGAATATCCTGGTGCGTAACCCGGATGGCCTGCAATCCGCAGCATCCACCACCCATTTGGTGGTGGATAAAACCGGTACCTTGACCCAGGGCCGCCCAACAGTGACGGATATTTACCCGATAGCAGGAGTTGACGAGGCCGAACTGCTGCAGAGGGCAGCCAGCCTGGAAGCCAGCTCAGAGCATCCCTTGGCTGAGGCCGTGGTCAGGAGTGCAGCGGAAAAGAAGATCTCCCTGCTTCCCCTGGAGGCGTTTTCCTCTGTGCCGGGCAAGGGCGTACAAGCGCGGATTGAGCAGCAAATCTGGTATCTCGGTAATCGGCGCTTTGTGGAAGAGAAGAGAAAAGACACGAACCGGACTTTGCCCGAGGATCTGGTGGCGATCGCTGATGCGCAGGCAGGCCAGGGCGCAACGCCGATCTGGTTGGCCGATGAAGAGCAGGTGCAGGGGCTGTTGATTCTGCGTGATCCGATCCGGGCTGATTCTGCGGCTGCGGTGCGGAAATTACAGGCCCAGGGCATCACCGTGGTCATGTGTACCGGGGACAGTCAGGCGACAGCCGAGGCTGTGGCTGCTGAGCTGGGGATCAAGGAGGTGCATGCCGAGATGCTGCCCCAGGAAAAGCTCCAGGTAGTACAGGATCTCCAGGTAAAGGGCTATAAGGTGGGGATGGCCGGTGACGGGGTAAACGACGCCCCGGCCCTGGCCCAGGCAGATACTGGTTTTGCCCTTGGTTCAGGAACGGATGTGGCTATCGATAACGGGGACATCACCCTGGCTGGCGATTCGCTGGCCCTGGTGTCGGTGGCGGTCGGGATTTCCCGGGCCACTCTCAGGAATATCAAACAGAACCTGTTCGGGGCCTTTATCTATAATGTCCTAGGTATTCCACTGGCAGCAGGCCTGTTCTTTCCCTTTACCGGCTGGTTGCTTCCGCCCATGTTTGCCTCGGCAGCTATGGCCCTTTCGTCGGTGACCGTGGTCTCCAATGCAAATCGCTTGCGTTTTTTTGAGCCGGAGTAA
- the meaB gene encoding methylmalonyl Co-A mutase-associated GTPase MeaB has product MPVDQLLEQLHLGDPRSVARAISLVEDQAEIGQHIMQGLDQQRLDGALTVGITGPPGVGKSTLTSALVEQLRQREIRVGVIAVDPSSPLTHGALLGDRIRMMHHALDRDVVVRSMATRGRLGGLCAAAGATRRIMAASGCRVVLIETVGIGQSEMDIASLADITVLVLAPGFGDEIQAMKAGILEVVDLLVINKADMPGASKLRFDLGREAAESDRVLETVAAENKGIEELLAGILALEAAFRKDGRFRQRRQQSRDKETVDRCLDLLRDRIAGLIRNHPPADMDPGVAAEVLLERILHIPG; this is encoded by the coding sequence ATGCCTGTTGATCAGCTCCTGGAGCAGCTCCATTTGGGCGATCCCCGAAGCGTGGCCCGCGCCATTTCTCTGGTGGAGGATCAGGCGGAGATCGGCCAGCATATCATGCAGGGCCTGGATCAGCAGCGTCTGGATGGAGCCCTGACCGTAGGGATCACCGGTCCACCCGGCGTTGGAAAATCCACCCTGACCTCTGCCTTAGTAGAGCAGCTGCGGCAACGAGAAATCCGGGTTGGTGTTATTGCTGTTGATCCTTCTTCACCACTTACCCATGGTGCATTACTCGGCGATCGTATTCGTATGATGCACCATGCCCTGGATCGGGATGTGGTGGTACGTTCGATGGCCACCCGGGGGCGACTGGGAGGACTCTGTGCTGCGGCCGGGGCAACAAGGCGGATCATGGCTGCCTCAGGCTGTCGGGTGGTCCTGATTGAGACGGTGGGGATAGGACAGTCTGAGATGGATATCGCCTCGTTGGCCGATATCACTGTCTTGGTTTTGGCCCCTGGTTTTGGTGATGAGATCCAGGCCATGAAGGCCGGGATCCTGGAAGTGGTGGACCTGTTGGTGATCAATAAGGCTGATATGCCCGGTGCAAGTAAGTTGAGGTTTGATTTGGGCCGCGAGGCTGCTGAGTCTGATCGCGTTCTGGAAACTGTGGCTGCGGAAAATAAGGGTATAGAGGAGTTGCTTGCGGGCATCTTGGCCCTAGAAGCTGCGTTTCGGAAGGATGGAAGATTCAGGCAACGTCGTCAGCAATCACGGGATAAAGAGACTGTGGATCGTTGTCTGGATCTGCTCAGAGATCGCATCGCAGGCCTGATCCGTAACCATCCTCCTGCTGACATGGATCCTGGTGTGGCAGCTGAAGTCTTGCTAGAGCGTATTTTGCATATTCCAGGTTGA
- the sppA gene encoding signal peptide peptidase SppA, with protein sequence MKKILRCLGSTFRIAWKLLITGTALASTIFFLCGLGIFFSLFFHQPEVEIEDGSALVLAPHGSILEKRSPLDPAAHFLRLLNGTLLEEEFLLQDILRGIRAAAHDKRIKILVVVPDRLEQAGLNQLQDIGKAIGEFKKSGKVVISYADSLRQGQYYLAAQGDEVYLNPMGEVDLHGFGVFHLYMRGLLDKLKINFHIFRVGTFKSAVEPFLRNDMSPEAKEANLQWLSQLWQQFCDDIARQRGLSYQDINDAVEHLPKNLREAGGNTAQMAMNLGLIDGIKTQAEFRGYLSSLVGRNKKNSGFKRVDFSDYLDKRRPAYQAPIYQAAGAKEDSVALIVAQGDIIYGDAEIGQIGSSGLTKLLRKARQKKTVKAVVLRIDSGGGSAFASELIRQEVLQVQKAGKPVVVSMGSMAASGAYWLAADADKIYASPNTITGSIGIFGAFPTVENSLAEIGIFNDGIGTTKMAGQGHLTRPMSEEFRAAVQLNIERGYQQFIQIVANGRKIENAEVEKIAQGRVWDGATALQLGLVDELGNLEDAVAAAAELVGLSVDQAYYMQEEKNPVELLLQRLEGAMIGRAGVDPFTASATRLMRNLPGSQYAFLPAGDPRNMYSHCLVPFSLQ encoded by the coding sequence TTGAAGAAAATATTACGATGCCTCGGCTCGACTTTTCGTATTGCCTGGAAGCTGCTCATAACAGGAACAGCGCTTGCGAGCACGATCTTTTTTCTCTGCGGTTTAGGGATATTTTTTTCCCTTTTTTTTCATCAACCTGAAGTCGAGATCGAAGATGGTTCTGCCTTGGTCCTGGCACCGCATGGAAGCATCTTGGAAAAAAGATCCCCCTTGGACCCAGCAGCACATTTTCTCCGTCTTCTTAATGGTACCTTGCTGGAGGAAGAATTTCTTCTTCAGGATATTCTTCGTGGAATTCGGGCGGCAGCCCATGATAAGCGTATAAAAATACTTGTGGTGGTTCCAGATCGGCTTGAACAGGCTGGACTCAATCAGCTCCAGGATATCGGCAAGGCCATTGGCGAGTTTAAGAAAAGCGGCAAGGTTGTTATTTCCTATGCTGATTCACTCCGTCAGGGACAGTACTATCTTGCTGCCCAGGGGGATGAAGTATATCTCAATCCTATGGGGGAAGTGGACTTGCATGGATTCGGGGTCTTTCATCTGTACATGCGGGGCCTGCTTGACAAACTGAAAATCAACTTTCATATTTTCAGGGTGGGAACCTTTAAGTCTGCTGTAGAACCCTTTCTTCGTAATGACATGTCTCCTGAGGCAAAAGAGGCCAACCTGCAATGGCTCAGCCAGCTTTGGCAACAGTTCTGCGATGATATTGCCAGGCAGCGTGGGCTCTCGTACCAGGATATTAACGATGCTGTTGAGCATCTCCCAAAGAATTTACGCGAGGCAGGGGGGAACACTGCGCAAATGGCCATGAATCTTGGCCTGATCGATGGGATAAAAACACAGGCTGAGTTTCGAGGGTACCTGAGCTCTCTGGTGGGGAGAAATAAAAAAAACAGCGGGTTTAAACGGGTTGATTTTTCCGACTACCTTGATAAGCGCAGGCCAGCCTATCAAGCACCAATCTATCAAGCAGCAGGGGCAAAGGAGGACAGCGTTGCCCTTATTGTCGCACAGGGAGATATTATTTACGGTGATGCCGAGATTGGTCAAATCGGGTCTTCCGGCCTCACTAAGCTGTTGCGCAAGGCTCGGCAGAAAAAAACTGTCAAGGCCGTAGTGTTGCGCATTGATAGCGGTGGAGGAAGCGCCTTTGCCTCAGAGTTGATCCGCCAGGAAGTTTTACAGGTACAGAAAGCGGGCAAGCCTGTTGTGGTTTCTATGGGATCTATGGCTGCATCCGGTGCCTACTGGCTTGCTGCTGATGCGGATAAGATTTATGCTTCCCCAAATACCATAACCGGTTCCATCGGGATCTTTGGGGCCTTCCCGACGGTCGAGAATTCGTTAGCCGAGATTGGGATATTTAATGATGGGATTGGGACAACGAAGATGGCCGGGCAAGGGCATCTGACCCGGCCGATGTCGGAAGAGTTCCGGGCAGCTGTTCAGCTCAATATTGAACGCGGTTATCAACAGTTTATTCAGATTGTTGCCAATGGCAGAAAAATAGAGAACGCAGAGGTGGAAAAGATCGCCCAGGGAAGGGTCTGGGATGGGGCAACGGCCCTGCAACTGGGCCTGGTTGATGAGTTGGGCAACTTGGAAGATGCGGTTGCTGCTGCTGCGGAACTGGTTGGGCTCTCCGTTGATCAGGCCTATTATATGCAGGAAGAAAAAAATCCGGTAGAGCTTCTGCTCCAACGTCTGGAAGGGGCCATGATAGGCAGGGCAGGGGTCGATCCCTTCACGGCTTCTGCGACCCGATTGATGAGGAATCTGCCCGGGAGTCAGTACGCCTTTCTACCGGCCGGTGACCCCCGCAATATGTACAGTCATTGTTTGGTGCCTTTTTCCCTGCAGTAG